A window from Centropristis striata isolate RG_2023a ecotype Rhode Island chromosome 4, C.striata_1.0, whole genome shotgun sequence encodes these proteins:
- the LOC131969803 gene encoding extracellular calcium-sensing receptor-like — translation MHKPPPLQCTSLNFRDFQFVQAMLFAIEEINNSTHLLPGISLGYKIYDACGSIARSVRVALALANGNEVLSAPTEAPCTRPAQVQAIMGETSSSPCMAIATVIGPFQIPLISHFATCACLSDKTKFPSFLRTIPSDYYQSRALAQLVKHFGWTWVGAIRTNDDYGNNGMATFTEVAQQLGICLEYSVPFFRTDPPDKIQKIIDIIKASTAKVIVAFLSHMDMDVLIHELSRHNLTGFQWVGSEGWISDSQIATMDKHHILDGAVGLAIPKAHVSGLREFILDVKPLNTSSNEMFIEFWETLFSCKFKQSKSSAGIQRECTGHEDVTGVQNSFTDMSLMPIFYNVYKGVYAVAHALHNVLKCNKTCNSTVQLDPFTILQHIKKAHFQTKEGDEVYFNENGDPAAKYEIINWQPTENGIVDFVTVGFHDASLPGDKQLILHNKSLIWAQNSEEVPLSVCSEECSPGTRKVLQKGKPVCCYDCLRCAEGEISNMTDSITCVRCHPEFWSNERRDSCVQKEAEFLSYEEIMGALLTAASLFGTCITAVVAFIFFRYRKTPIVRANNSELSFLLLFSLTLCFLCSLTFIGRPSEWSCMLRHTAFGITFVLCISCVLGKTIVVLMAFRATLPGSNVMKWFGPTQQKFSVLGFTLIQVIICILWLTISPPFPYKNFKDFKDKIILECALGSAVGFWAVLGYIGLLAMLCFILAFLARKLPDNFNEAKFITFSMLIFCAVWITFIPAYVSSPGKFSVAVEIFAILASSFGLLICIFIPKCYIILLKPEKNTKKNMMGKGAQK, via the exons ATGCACAAACCACCACCACTGCAATGCACCAG TTTAAATTTCAGGGATTTCCAGTTTGTCCAGGCAATGCTTTTTGCCAtagaggaaataaataatagtacACACCTACTACCCGGCATCTCTCTGGGCTATAAGATCTATGATGCCTGTGGCTCCATTGCCAGAAGTGTGAGAGTTGCACTGGCCTTGGCAAATGGTAATGAGGTGTTATCTGCACCGACTGAGGCACCATGTACCAGACCTGCCCAAGTGCAGGCCATCATGGGAGAGACCTCATCCTCTCCTTGCATGGCTATAGCTACTGTCATCGGACCCTTTCAAATCCCACTG ATAAGCCACTTTGCTACTTGTGCTTGTCTCAGTGATAAAACTAAGTTCCCGTCCTTCCTCAGAACAATACCCAGTGACTACTACCAGAGCAGAGCCCTTGCCCAGTTGGTCAAACACTTTGGTTGGACTTGGGTTGGAGCCATTAGAACAAATGATGATTATGGCAATAATGGCATGGCCACATTTACAGAAGTGGCCCAACAGCTGGGCATCTGTCTGGAGTACTCTGTACCTTTTTTTAGAACAGATCCACCAGACAAAATACAAAAGATTATTGACATAATCAAGGCTTCCACTGCTAAGGTGATTGTTGCTTTTCTCTCCCACATGGATATGGATGTGCTCATACATGAGCTGTCTCGCCACAACTTGACTGGGTTCCAGTGGGTAGGCAGTGAGGGCTGGATCTCTGATTCCCAAATTGCAACCATGGATaaacatcacattctggatggtGCCGTAGGCCTGGCCATCCCCAAAGCACATGTTAGTGGTTTGAGAGAGTTCATACTGGATGTGAAGCCACTCAACACATCTAGCAATGAAATGTTCATAGAGTTTTGGGAGACATTATTTAGTTGTAAGTTCAAGCAGTCAAAGTCATCAGCTGGGATTCAGAGAGAATGTACTGGACATGAAGATGTAACAGGAGTGCAAAACAGCTTCACTGATATGTCGCTCATGCCTATCTTTTATAATGTGTATAAAGGAGTTTATGCTGTGGCCCATGCACTTCATAATGTTCTCAAGTGTAACAAAACATGTAACAGCACAGTGCAGCTGGATCCATTTACA ATTTTGCAGCACATAAAAAAGGCCCACTTCCAAACCAAGGAAGGAGATGAGGTTTACTTTAATGAGAATGGAGACCCAGCagcaaaatatgaaattataaaCTGGCAGCCAACAGAAAATGGCATTGTGGACTTTGTCACAGTTGGTTTTCATGATGCATCTTTACCTGGAGACAAACAACTTATTCTGCACAATAAATCTTTAATTTGGGCACAGAACTCAGAAGAG GTGCCTTTGTCAGTGTGCAGTGAGGAATGTTCACCAGGAACTCGCAAGGTTCTCCAGAAAGGAAAGCCTGTCTGCTGCTATGACTGTTTAAGATGTGCAGAGGGAGAAATAAGCAACATGACAG ATTCTATCACATGTGTGAGATGCCACCCTGAGTTCTGGTCAAATGAGAGAAGAGATTCCTGTGTACAGAAAGAGGCAGAGTTTCTGTCATATGAAGAGATTATGGGAGCTCTGCTCACTGCAGCGTCTTTATTTGGAACATGCATCACTGCTGTTGTAGCCTTCATTTTCTTCAGATACAGGAAAACTCCTATTGTCAGGGCCAACAACTCTGAGctgagcttcctgctgctcttctccttgactctgtgtttcctgtgttcTCTGACCTTCATCGGCCGGCCCTCTGAGTGGTCCTGCATGCTGCGACACACAGCGTTCGGCATCACCTTTGTCCTCTGTATCTCTTGTGTTCTGGGGAAAACTATAGTGGTGTTGATGGCCTTCAGGGCCACACTTCCAGGAAGTAATGTGATGAAATGGTTCGGGCCTACACAGCAGAAATTCAGTGTTCTGGGTTTCACTCTTATACAAGTTATCATATGTATCCTGTGGTTAAcaatctctcctccttttccatATAAGAATTTCAAGGATTTTAAAGATAAAATCATCTTAGAGTGTGCTCTGGGCTCAGCTGTAGGCTTCTGGGCTGTACTTGGGTACATAGGACTTCTGGCCATGTTATGTTTTATTCTTGCTTTTCTGGCCAGGAAACTGCCGGATAATTTCAATGAGGCCAAATTCATCACCTTCAGCATGCTGATATTCTGTGCAGTATGGATCACTTTTATCCCAGCGTATGTCAGCTCTCCTGGGAAGTTCAGTGTTGCTGTGGAGATATTTGCTATTCTGGCCTCAAGTTTTGGACtgctcatttgtatttttatcccaaaatgttatattatattactgaaACCAGAGAAGAATACAAAAAAGAATATGATGGGGAAGGGggcacaaaaataa
- the LOC131969886 gene encoding extracellular calcium-sensing receptor-like produces MTSTQRWPEKGWALLQLLLVASFSQAEELVCRRRGDPENPQLSKDGDIMLGGIFSFHRSWKEKKDTYTHKPMPLQCTSLNFRGFQYAQAMFFAIEEINNSSDLLPGIFLGYKIYDACTSIARSVRVALALANGNEVLSALAGAPCTRPAQVQAIMGETSSSPSMAIATVIGPFHIPLISHFATCACLSDKTKYPSFLRTIPSDYYQSRALAQLVKHFGWTWVGAIRTNDGYGNNGMAVFTETAQQLGICLEYSVSIFRKDPPEKIQKIIDIIKASTSKVIVTFLSPTDLNNIRHELSRHNLTGFQWVGTEAWIFDSETAAMDKHHILDGAIGLSIPKAHVSGLREFMLDVKPLNTSSNELFTEFWETLFSCKFQQSKSSAGIQRECTGHEDVTGVQNSFTDLSLMPIFYNVYKGVYAVAHALHSVLSCNKTCINKVQLDPFMILQHTKMAHFQTKEGDEVYFNENGDPAAKYEIINWQPRENDIVDFVTVGLYDASLPADKQLILQNKSLIWAQNSQKVPLSVCSEECPAGTRKVLQKGKPVCCYDCLRCAEGEISNITDSITCVRCHPEFWSNERRDVCVKKEVEFLSYEEIMGALLTAASLFGTCITAVVAFIFFRYRKTPIVRANNSELSFLLLFSLTLCFLCSLTFIGRPSEWSCMLRHTAFGITFVLCISCVLGKTIVVLMAFRATLPGSNVMKWFGPTQQKFSVLGFTLIQVIICILWLTISPPFPYKNFKKIKDKIILECALGSAVGFWAVLGYIGLLAMLCFILAFLARKLPDNFNEAKFITFSMLIFCAVWITFIPAYVSSPGKFSVAVEIFAILASSFGLLICIFFPKCYIILLKPEKNTKKNIMGKGAQKTL; encoded by the exons ATGACGTCCACACAGAGGTGGCCAGAGAAGGGTTGGGCGCTCTTACAACTATTGCTGGTGGCATCTTTCTCTCAGGCTGAGGAGCTGGTgtgcaggaggagaggggatCCCGAGAACCCCCAGCTATCTAAGGATGGAGACATTATGTTGGGGGGAATTTTCTCGTTCCATCGGAGctggaaggagaagaaggacacctacacacacaaaccaatGCCACTGCAATGCACCAG TTTGAATTTCAGAGGTTTCCAGTACGCCCAGGCTATGTTCTTTGCGATAGAGGAGATTAATAACAGTTCAGATCTACTCCCTGGTATCTTTCTGGGCTATAAGATCTATGATGCCTGTACCTCTATTGCCAGAAGTGTGAGAGTTGCTCTGGCCTTGGCTAATGGTAATGAAGTGTTATCTGCATTAGCTGGGGCACCATGTACCAGACCTGCCCAAGTGCAGGCCATCATGGGAGAGACTTCGTCTTCTCCCAGCATGGCTATAGCTACTGTCATCGGACCCTTTCATATCCCACTG atcAGCCACTTTGCTACTTGTGCTTGTCTCAGTGATAAAACTAAGTACCCATCCTTCCTCAGAACAATACCCAGTGACTACTACCAGAGCAGAGCCCTTGCCCAGTTGGTCAAACACTTTGGTTGGACTTGGGTTGGAGCCATTAGAACAAATGATGGCTATGGCAATAATGGCATGGCTGTATTTACAGAAACAGCCCAACAGCTGGGCATCTGTCTGGAGtattctgtgtctatttttagaaaAGATCCcccagaaaaaatacaaaagataaTTGACATTATCAAGGCTTCCACTTCCAAGGTTATTGTCACTTTCCTCTCCCCCACAGATCTTAATAACATAAGACATGAGCTGTCTCGCCACAACTTGACTGGGTTCCAGTGGGTAGGCACAGAGGCCTGGATCTTTGATTCTGAAACTGCAGCCATGGATaaacatcacattctggatggtGCCATAGGCCTGTCCATCCCCAAAGCACATGTCAGTGGTTTGAGAGAGTTCATGTTGGATGTAAAACCGCTCAATACATCCAGTAATGAATTGTTTACAGAGTTTTGGGAGACTTTATTTAGCTGTAAGTTCCAGCAGTCAAAGTCATCAGCTGGGATTCAGAGAGAATGTACTGGACATGAAGATGTAACAGGAGTGCAAAACAGCTTCACTGATTTGTCGCTCATGCCTATCTTTTATAATGTGTATAAAGGAGTTTATGCTGTGGCCCACGCACTTCATAGTGTCCTCAGCTGTAACAAAACATGTATCAACAAGGTGCAGCTGGATCCATTTATG ATTTTGCAGCACACAAAAATGGCACACTTCCAAACAAAGGAAGGAGATGAGGTTTACTTTAATGAGAATGGAGACCCAGCAGCAAAATATGAGATTATAAACTGGCAGCCAAGAGAAAATGACATTGTGGACTTTGTCACTGTTGGTCTTTATGATGCATCTTTACCTGCAGACAAACAACTTattctgcaaaacaaatcttTAATTTGGGCACAGAACTCACAAAAG GTGCCTTTGTCAGTGTGCAGTGAGGAATGTCCAGCAGGAACTCGCAAGGTTCTCCAGAAAGGAAAGCCTGTCTGCTGCTATGACTGCTTAAGATGTGCAGAGGGAGAAATAAGCAACATTACAG ATTCTATCACCTGTGTGAGATGCCACCCAGAATTCTGGTCAAATGAGAGAAGAGATGTCTGTGTAAAGAAGGAGGTAGAGTTTCTGTCATATGAAGAGATTATGGGAGCTCTGCTCACTGCAGCGTCTTTATTTGGAACATGCATCACTGCTGTTGTAGCCTTCATTTTCTTCAGATACAGGAAAACTCCTATTGTCAGGGCCAACAACTCTGAGctgagcttcctgctgctcttctccttgactctgtgtttcctgtgttcTCTGACCTTCATCGGCCGGCCCTCTGAGTGGTCCTGCATGCTGCGACACACAGCGTTCGGCATCACCTTTGTCCTCTGTATCTCTTGTGTTCTGGGGAAAACTATAGTGGTGTTGATGGCCTTCAGGGCCACACTTCCAGGAAGTAATGTGATGAAATGGTTTGGGCCTACACAGCAGAAATTCAGTGTTCTGGGATTCACTCTTATACAAGTCATCATATGTATCCTGTGGTTAACAATTTCTCCTCCTTTTCCATAtaagaattttaagaaaatcaAGGATAAAATCATCTTAGAGTGCGCTCTGGGCTCAGCTGTAGGCTTCTGGGCTGTACTTGGGTACATAGGACTTCTGGCCATGTTATGTTTCATTCTTGCTTTTCTGGCCCGGAAACTACCGGATAATTTCAATGAAGCCAAATTCATCACCTTCAGCATGCTGATATTCTGTGCAGTATGGATCACTTTTATCCCAGCGTATGTCAGCTCTCCTGGGAAGTTCAGTGTTGCTGTGGAGATATTTGCTATTCTGGCCTCCAGTTTTGGActgttaatttgtatttttttcccaaaatgttaCATTATATTACTGAAACCAGAGAAGAATACAAAAAAGAATATAATGGGAAAGGGGGCACAAAAAACATTGTga
- the LOC131970082 gene encoding extracellular calcium-sensing receptor-like: MLGGIFSFHSSWDYRKDTYTHKPLPLQCISLNFRGFQYLQVMLFAIEEINNSSDLLPGISLGYKIYDVCGSIARGVRVTLALANGNEVVSAFSEASCTRPAQVQAIVGETYSSTWMAMATVTGPFNIPSISHFATCACLSDKTKYPSFLRTIPSDYYQSRALAQLVKHFGWTWVGAIRTNDDYGNNGMATFTEVAQQLGICLEYSVPFFRTDPPEKMQWIIDIVKASTAKVIVAFLTNADMEVLIHKFSHHNLTGFQWVGSEAWISDSQIAAINKHHILDGAIGLAIPKAHVSGLREFMMDVKPLNTSSNELFAEFWETLFSCKFKQSKSSAGIQRECTGHEDVTGVQNSFTDMSLMPIFYNVYKGVYAVAHGLHSVLSCNKTCNNTVQLDPFKILQHTKKVYFQTKEGDEVYFNENGDPPAKYEIINWQPTENDIVDFVIVGLHDASLPADKQLILQNKSLIWAQNSQQVPLSVCSEECPAGTRKVLQKGKPVCCYDCLRCAEGEISNMTDSITCVRCHPEFWSNERRDACVQKEAEFLSYEEIMGALLTAASLFGTCITAVVAFIFFRYRKTPIVRANNSELSFLLLFSLTLCFLCSLTFIGRPSEWSCMLRHTAFGITFVLCISCVLGKTIVVLMAFRATLPGSNVMKWFGPTQQKFSVLGFTLIQVIICILWLTISPPFPYKNFKDFKDKIILECALGSAVGFWAVLGYIGLLAILCFILAFLARKLPDNFNEAKFITFSMLIFCAVWITFIPAYVSSPGKFSVAVEIFAILASSFGLLICIFIPKCHIILLKPEKNTKKNMMGKEGPKSL, from the exons ATGTTGGGGGGAATTTTCTCTTTCCACAGCAGCTGGGATTACAGAAAAGatacctacacacacaaaccactgccACTGCAATGCATCAG TTTGAATTTCAGAGGTTTCCAGTATCTCCAGGTTATGCTCTTTGCCATAGAGGAGATTAATAACAGTTCAGATCTACTCCCCGGCATCTCTCTGGGCTATAAGATCTATGATGTTTGTGGTTCCATTGCCAGAGGTGTGAGGGTTACACTGGCCTTGGCTAATGGCAATGAAGTTGTATCTGCATTCTCTGAGGCATCATGTACCAGACCTGCCCAAGTGCAGGCGATTGTGGGGGAGACCTATTCATCCACTTGGATGGCTATGGCTACTGTCACTGGACCCTTTAATATCCCATCG ATAAGCCACTTTGCTACTTGTGCTTGTCTCAGTGATAAAACTAAGTACCCATCCTTCCTCAGAACAATACCCAGTGACTACTACCAGAGCAGAGCCCTTGCCCAGTTGGTCAAGCACTTTGGTTGGACTTGGGTTGGAGCCATTAGAACAAATGATGATTATGGCAATAATGGCATGGCCACATTCACAGAAGTGGCCCAACAGCTGGGCATCTGTCTGGAGTATTCTGTACCTTTCTTTAGAACAGATCCACCAGAAAAAATGCAATGGATTATTGACATTGTCAAGGCTTCTACTGCTAAGGTGATTGTTGCTTTTCTCACCAATGCGGATATGGAAGTCCTAATTCACAAGTTTTCACATCACAACTTGACTGGGTTCCAGTGGGTAGGCAGTGAGGCCTGGATCTCTGATTCCCAAATTGCAGCCATAAATaaacatcacattctggatggtGCCATAGGCCTGGCCATCCCCAAAGCACATGTCAGTGGTTTGAGAGAGTTCATGATGGATGTAAAACCGCTCAATACATCGAGTAATGAATTGTTTGCAGAGTTTTGGGAGACTTTATTTAGCTGTAAGTTCAAGCAGTCAAAGTCATCAGCTGGGATTCAGAGAGAATGTACTGGACATGAAGATGTAACAGGAGTGCAAAACAGCTTCACTGATATGTCGCTCATGCCTATCTTTTATAATGTGTATAAAGGAGTTTATGCTGTGGCCCATGGACTTCATAGTGTTCTCAGCTGTAACAAAACATGTAATAACACAGTGCAGCTTGATCCATTTAAG ATATTGCAGCACACAAAAAAGGTTTACTTTCAAACAAAGGAAGGAGATGAGGTTTACTTTAATGAGAATGGAGACCCACCAGCAAAGTATGAAATTATAAACTGGCAGCCAACAGAAAATGACATTGTGGACTTTGTCATAGTTGGTCTTCATGATGCATCTTTACCTGCAGACAAACAACTTATTCTGCAAAACAAGTCTTTAATTTGGGCACAGAACTCACAACAG GTGCCTTTGTCAGTGTGCAGTGAGGAATGTCCAGCAGGAACTCGCAAGGTTCTCCAGAAAGGAAAGCCTGTCTGCTGCTATGACTGTTTAAGATGTGCAGAGGGAGAAATAAGCAACATGACAG ATTCTATCACCTGTGTGAGATGCCACCCTGAGTTCTGGTCAAATGAGAGAAGAGATGCCTGTGTACAGAAAGAGGCAGAGTTTCTGTCATATGAAGAGATTATGGGAGCTCTGCTCACTGCAGCGTCTTTATTTGGAACATGCATCACTGCTGTTGTAGCCTTCATTTTCTTCAGATACAGGAAAACTCCTATTGTCAGGGCCAACAACTCTGAGctgagcttcctgctgctcttctccttgactctgtgtttcctgtgttcTCTGACCTTCATCGGCCGGCCCTCTGAGTGGTCCTGCATGCTGCGACACACAGCCTTCGGCATCACCTTTGTCCTCTGTATCTCTTGTGTTCTGGGGAAAACTATAGTGGTGTTAATGGCCTTCAGGGCCACACTTCCAGGAAGTAATGTGATGAAATGGTTCGGGCCTACACAGCAGAAATTCAGTGTTCTGGGTTTCACTCTTATCCAAGTTATCATATGTATCCTGTGGTTAAcaatctctcctccttttccatATAAGAATTTTAAGGATTTCAAAGATAAAATCATCTTAGAGTGCGCTCTGGGCTCAGCTGTAGGCTTCTGGGCTGTACTTGGGTACATAGgacttttggccattttatgttTCATCCTTGCTTTTCTGGCCCGGAAACTGCCGGATAATTTCAATGAAGCCAAATTCATCACTTTCAGCATGCTGATATTCTGTGCAGTATGGATCACTTTTATCCCAGCGTATGTCAGCTCTCCTGGGAAGTTCAGTGTTGCTGTGGAGATATTTGCTATTCTGGCCTCAAGTTTTGGACtgcttatttgcatttttattccAAAATGTCATATTATCTTACTGAAACCAGAGAAGAATACAAAAAAGAACATGATGGGAAAGGAGGGACCAAAATCTTTGTGA